The Nocardia sp. NBC_01329 sequence GGCTGGCTGTCGCTGCACGGGCGTACCAAGGACATCATCATCCGCGGCGGCGAGAACATTCCGGTCACCGATGTGGAATCGGTGATCTTCGACCATCCCGACATCCTCAACACCGCTGTGATCGGTGTCCCCGACGAACGACTCGGTGAGCGGGTCTGCGCAGTGGTGGTCCTCGAGGAGGGCGCACCCGCGCTCACCGTCGAGACCCTCGCGAAATATCTTCTGGAACAGGGACTTTCCAAGCACTACCTGCCGGAGCGTCTGGTGATCCTCGCCGAATTGCCGATGACGCCGAGCGGAAAGATCCAGAAGTTCAAGTTACGGGAGATGGTCGCATGACCGGCGCCGGACTTCCGCTCGCGGGCGTGAAGGTGCTCGACCTGTCGACGCTGTTGCCGGGCCCGCTGGCCACGCTGATGCTCGCGGACGCGGGTGCCGATGTCGTCAAACTCGAGCGGCCCGGTAGCGGTGACGAGATGCGGACCTACGAACCGAAGTTCGGTGCGGCCAGTGCCAACTACGCCGTCCTGAACCGGGGCAAACGCGCCTACGGTGTGGACTTCAAGGATCCGGTCCAGCGGGATCGGGTGCTCGGGCTCGCCGCCGAGGCCGATGTGGTCGTTGAGCAGTTCCGCCCGGGCGTCGCCGACCGGCTCGGCCTCGGTTACGAGGCGATCGCGGCGAGCAACCCGCGTGTGGTCTACTGCTCGATCACCGGCTACGGCGCGACCGGTCCGCTCGCCCCTCGGGCCGGTCACGATCTGAACTATCTCGCGGAGTCCGGGCTGCTGGGTGTGGTCACCGACTCCGTCGGCCGGCCGGCCCTGCCGGTATCCGTGCTCGCCGATATCTCGGCCGGTACCTACCCCGCCGTGGTGAATATCCTGCTGGCACTGCGGCAGGCCGAACGCACCGGCGCGGGGTGCCACCTCCAGGTGTCGATGGCGCACAACCTGCAGGTGCTGGCCTACGGGTATATCGCGACGCACCAGGCCGGCGGTACCTGGCCCCGGCCCGGCGCGGAACAGTTGACCGGCGGCAGCCCGCGATACCACATCTATCCCACCGCCGACGGGCGCCATGTGGCATGTGCCGCACTGGAACAGAAGTTCTGGGACCGGCTCGTCGAACTCGTCGGCCTGGACGAGAAATTCCACGAGGACGCGGGCCGAGAGGAGGAAGTCACCGCCGCGCTGGGCGAAATCTTCGCGCAGCAGCCGGTCGGATACTGGCGGCAACTGCTCGGCGACGAGGACGTCTGCACGGTGGTGGTCGCCACCTGGGACGAGGCGGTCCGATCCGGGCTCGTCGACACCGCAGCGCCGGAGCGGGTGTCCCCGCCCGGCGTATCGGACATGTCCTTCGCCACGCTGGCGAGCCCTGTGGACCCGTCCCTGCGGCAGGTGGGTGGGACTCTGCCGTACCCAGCGCTGGAATCGCTGCCCGACAGTTCGCCCTGGCCTCGATACGACGCGAAAGACGTTGCCCGTGATTCGGAGGAACCCCGTGATTCGGAGGAACAATGACTGAGGCCTATGTGTACGCTGCCGCGCGCACTCCGTTCGGACGGTTCGGCGGCGCGCTGGCCACCGTACGTCCCGATGACCTCGCGGCCGTCGCCGTGACGGGCGTGCTGGGAAAGGCTCCGGCCCTCGACCCCGGCGAGATCGAGGATGTCGTGTGGGGCAACGCGAACGGTGCGGGGGAGGACAATCGCAATATCGGCCGGATGGCCGTCCTGCTCGCCGGCCTGCCGGTCTCGGTACCCGCGACGACGGTGAACCGGCTCTGCGGCTCGTCCCTGGACGCGGCGATGATCGCCTCCCGGATCATCGAAACCGGTGACGTGGACATCGTGCTGGCCGGCGGAGTCGAGTCGATGACCCGGGCACCATGGGTGCTGCCCAAACCAGATCGAGCCCATCCCCCAGGAGATATCACTGCGGTTTCGACGACGCTCGGCTGGCGTCTGGTCAATGCTCGGATGCCGACCGAATGGACCGTATCGCTCGGGGAGTGCAACGAGCAGCTCGCCGACCGGTTCCACATCTCCCGGGACAGGCAGGACGAGTTCGCGGTGCGTTCGCACACACTGGCACACGCCGCATGGGAAGCAGGATGGTACGACGAGCTGGTGGTTCCGGTACCGGATACAGACCTCGACCGAGACGAAGGGGTCCGGCCGGACTCCGATACGGGCCGCTTGGGCGGTTTGCGGCCGTCCTTCCGGCGGGACGGGACGATCACCGCGGGCAATGCCAGCCCGTTGAGCGACGGAGCTTCGGCGCTGCTGCTCGGTTCCGCGGCAGTGGCCGGACGAATCGGGACACCACCGCTCGCGCGTATAGCGGGGCGGGGGGCCTGTGCTCTCGATCCCCGTGATTTCGGGATCGCGCCCGTCGCAGCGGCGGAGGCCGCGCTCGCCCGGGCCGGGATCGGCTGGCCGGATGTGGCGGCGGTGGAACTCAACGAAGCGTTCGCGGTACAGGCACTGGCCTGTGTCGATGCCTGGAAGATCGACCCCGGCATCGTCAACACCTGGGGCGGCGCCATCGCGATCGGCCATCCACTGGGCGCTTCCGGTGCTCGATTACTCGGCACCCTGGCCAGGCGAATGACCGCGGCGGGACAGCGTTGG is a genomic window containing:
- a CDS encoding CaiB/BaiF CoA transferase family protein, giving the protein MTGAGLPLAGVKVLDLSTLLPGPLATLMLADAGADVVKLERPGSGDEMRTYEPKFGAASANYAVLNRGKRAYGVDFKDPVQRDRVLGLAAEADVVVEQFRPGVADRLGLGYEAIAASNPRVVYCSITGYGATGPLAPRAGHDLNYLAESGLLGVVTDSVGRPALPVSVLADISAGTYPAVVNILLALRQAERTGAGCHLQVSMAHNLQVLAYGYIATHQAGGTWPRPGAEQLTGGSPRYHIYPTADGRHVACAALEQKFWDRLVELVGLDEKFHEDAGREEEVTAALGEIFAQQPVGYWRQLLGDEDVCTVVVATWDEAVRSGLVDTAAPERVSPPGVSDMSFATLASPVDPSLRQVGGTLPYPALESLPDSSPWPRYDAKDVARDSEEPRDSEEQ
- a CDS encoding thiolase family protein, which codes for MTEAYVYAAARTPFGRFGGALATVRPDDLAAVAVTGVLGKAPALDPGEIEDVVWGNANGAGEDNRNIGRMAVLLAGLPVSVPATTVNRLCGSSLDAAMIASRIIETGDVDIVLAGGVESMTRAPWVLPKPDRAHPPGDITAVSTTLGWRLVNARMPTEWTVSLGECNEQLADRFHISRDRQDEFAVRSHTLAHAAWEAGWYDELVVPVPDTDLDRDEGVRPDSDTGRLGGLRPSFRRDGTITAGNASPLSDGASALLLGSAAVAGRIGTPPLARIAGRGACALDPRDFGIAPVAAAEAALARAGIGWPDVAAVELNEAFAVQALACVDAWKIDPGIVNTWGGAIAIGHPLGASGARLLGTLARRMTAAGQRWGVAAICIGVGQALAVVLENVAPGSEKQ